One Succinispira mobilis DSM 6222 genomic window carries:
- a CDS encoding aldo/keto reductase: MLPKRVLGRTNLEVSAISLGALPLQRCTFPEAQEVLTTALAQGINFIDTARAYTDSEQKIGQFLSSRRNEFFLATKSMARSYQAMCQDIDTSLAELQTDYIDLYQIHNAKLATDLQQVLAPEGALKALKEAKLAGKIGHIGITGHSVAILKQAVQTGEFDTVQVPYNFIEQTAAQELFPLARAQNMGIIIMKPLGGGQISQVELSLRFILQQPDVVLIPGMDTAAQVQQNLQVLQPYQSLTVSELAKLQAEADIVGKTFCRRCGYCLPCVKGIDIPQIFIFKIQYERYGLKAAIPQRYNNLAVKASACIGCGVCEKRCPYDIPIRQRLQEMRQLMEV; encoded by the coding sequence ATGTTACCAAAGAGAGTTTTAGGTCGAACTAATCTTGAAGTTAGTGCTATCAGTTTAGGCGCACTACCGCTGCAACGTTGCACTTTCCCAGAAGCTCAAGAAGTTTTAACTACGGCTTTGGCTCAAGGCATTAATTTTATTGATACAGCTCGTGCTTACACCGATAGTGAACAAAAAATCGGTCAATTTTTGAGTTCCCGCCGCAACGAGTTTTTTTTGGCTACCAAAAGCATGGCTCGTAGTTATCAAGCAATGTGTCAAGATATCGACACCAGTCTTGCGGAACTCCAAACCGATTATATTGATTTATATCAAATTCACAATGCTAAATTAGCCACGGATTTACAACAAGTTTTAGCGCCAGAAGGAGCTCTAAAAGCACTAAAAGAAGCTAAACTTGCGGGCAAAATTGGGCATATTGGTATAACTGGGCACAGTGTAGCTATCCTCAAGCAAGCTGTGCAGACTGGGGAATTTGACACTGTCCAAGTTCCTTATAATTTTATTGAACAAACAGCTGCGCAAGAATTATTTCCCCTAGCCCGCGCTCAAAACATGGGTATTATTATCATGAAACCACTAGGTGGCGGACAAATTTCTCAAGTGGAGTTATCTTTACGCTTTATTCTGCAACAACCTGATGTAGTCTTAATTCCTGGGATGGATACCGCTGCCCAGGTCCAACAAAATTTACAGGTTTTACAACCTTATCAATCTTTAACTGTCTCAGAATTAGCTAAACTTCAAGCTGAAGCAGATATTGTCGGCAAAACTTTTTGTCGCCGTTGTGGTTATTGTTTGCCCTGCGTAAAAGGGATTGATATCCCGCAAATTTTTATTTTTAAAATACAATACGAGCGTTATGGCCTTAAAGCAGCAATTCCACAACGTTATAACAATCTTGCCGTAAAAGCTTCGGCCTGCATTGGTTGTGGGGTTTGCGAGAAACGTTGCCCTTATGATATTCCTATTCGCCAACGTCTCCAAGAAATGCGCCAGCTCATGGAGGTTTAA
- a CDS encoding efflux RND transporter permease subunit has protein sequence MARFFIDRPVFAIVLSIFITLAGLISIFNLPIAQYPQISPPRVTVSTNYVGASAETVEQSVAQAIEQQVNGVEGMIDMRSTSDNSGGYKLSAIFEIGRDGDMASVQVQNRVAQANSQLPSEVITSGINTKKEAADTVMFFAIYSPEGSYNSLFLKNYASINLIEDLKRIKGIGSISEYGPEYSMRIWLHPDKMAQLGVTATDISTAIKSQNTQTPAGSIGKLPSIKEQQFEYSAQVRGRLVNEDEFKNIIVKANSDGSFLKLGDIADVRLDAKDLSTVGNINGSEAVIFAIQLTPEANAMETVAEVQRVMKETEQRFPPDLKLITVMDNTQFIRESMVEVIKTFTEALLLVLIIVFIFLQSWQATMIPMLAVPVSLIGTFASFIFLGFSINTLTLFAMVLAIGLVVDDAIVVVEAVEHHIKVTKLSPKEATYRAMEEVSGPVVAIAFVLASVFIPVAFFGGTAGVLYKQFAITISVSMALSALVALTLTPALCAMLLKPHAETAHKGMVARFFDKFNAWFERLTGRYTKGVTSSIRLWKTSLACLLIVCVLAIAIMRVLPSGFVPDEDQGYFLASISLPEAASNVRTQAVGQEIIKKVRSIPGVSNVILVSGLDILVMAPKSSGALLVVGLDPWSDRKTVQTQVQSVIGQVYGIGMSMPEVTLLPFNAAALPGASSTGSLSMAIQDRSGGSIQEMSEQSNKFIAAARKRPELGSIYSTFRADTPSYRFEVDREKAEKLGVPVNQVFSALQTFLGGLQVNDFNRFGRTWKVIMQAEPEFRADVDSLRFFFVRSNNGTMVPLNTLVTPVTSSGPSTVTRFNATRSFNIGGSPAPGYSTGQAMAALEEVAAQTLPGTYSYDWVDQSRDEKQSSGRSSMIFGFAILFAFLCLAALYESWSIPFAVLLSVPTAVLGAVLFQYARGLQNNVYMQIGLVMLIGLAAKNAILIVEFAKQGVDQGKDIVEAAIEGAKLRLRPILMTSFAFILGCVPLAMASGAGAGARNAMGTAVVGGMIMATILGIFIIPVLFVTVERLIHKFSRKKKVL, from the coding sequence ATGGCAAGATTTTTTATAGATCGCCCGGTATTTGCGATAGTTCTATCAATTTTTATTACCTTGGCTGGTCTTATCTCAATTTTCAACTTGCCAATCGCCCAATATCCTCAAATCAGTCCTCCACGGGTAACAGTTTCGACTAACTATGTCGGGGCTAGTGCTGAAACCGTTGAACAATCCGTAGCTCAAGCTATTGAGCAACAGGTTAACGGGGTAGAGGGAATGATCGATATGCGTTCTACTTCAGATAATAGTGGTGGTTACAAACTTTCAGCTATTTTCGAAATTGGACGTGACGGCGACATGGCTAGTGTGCAGGTGCAAAACCGTGTAGCACAAGCAAATTCACAGTTACCATCTGAAGTAATAACCTCGGGAATAAACACAAAAAAAGAAGCTGCGGATACAGTTATGTTTTTTGCCATCTATTCACCTGAAGGTTCTTATAACAGTTTATTTTTAAAGAACTATGCTAGTATTAACTTAATTGAAGATTTAAAACGGATCAAAGGTATTGGTAGTATTAGTGAATACGGTCCAGAATATAGTATGCGGATTTGGTTACATCCTGATAAAATGGCTCAATTAGGCGTAACTGCCACGGATATTTCTACGGCTATTAAATCGCAAAATACCCAAACTCCGGCTGGTTCTATCGGTAAATTACCGTCGATTAAGGAACAGCAATTTGAATATTCCGCCCAAGTACGGGGCCGTTTAGTTAATGAAGATGAATTCAAAAATATTATTGTAAAAGCTAATTCTGATGGCTCTTTCTTAAAACTTGGCGACATTGCTGATGTTAGGTTAGATGCTAAAGATTTATCTACTGTTGGTAATATCAATGGCAGTGAAGCGGTAATTTTTGCAATTCAATTAACTCCAGAAGCTAATGCGATGGAAACAGTTGCCGAAGTGCAACGTGTAATGAAAGAAACCGAACAACGTTTTCCACCAGATTTAAAGCTAATTACCGTTATGGATAACACGCAATTTATTCGTGAATCCATGGTAGAAGTTATTAAGACTTTTACGGAAGCTTTGCTCTTAGTTTTAATTATCGTGTTTATTTTCTTACAAAGTTGGCAAGCGACAATGATTCCGATGTTAGCTGTACCAGTTTCGCTAATCGGAACTTTTGCTTCCTTTATTTTCCTCGGTTTCAGTATCAATACTTTAACCTTATTTGCGATGGTACTCGCCATCGGTCTAGTAGTTGATGATGCGATCGTCGTAGTTGAGGCGGTAGAGCATCATATTAAAGTTACTAAACTTTCTCCTAAAGAAGCTACTTATCGGGCCATGGAAGAGGTTTCTGGTCCAGTTGTGGCGATTGCTTTCGTATTGGCCTCGGTATTTATCCCTGTAGCTTTCTTCGGGGGAACAGCTGGAGTATTATATAAACAATTTGCGATAACTATTTCAGTATCTATGGCTTTATCGGCCTTAGTAGCTTTAACACTTACACCTGCCCTTTGCGCCATGTTGCTTAAACCACATGCTGAAACTGCGCATAAAGGTATGGTGGCTAGATTTTTCGATAAATTCAATGCTTGGTTCGAGCGTCTAACTGGTCGTTATACTAAAGGAGTAACTTCTAGTATTCGCCTGTGGAAAACCTCCCTGGCTTGCTTATTGATAGTTTGCGTATTGGCGATTGCGATTATGCGCGTTTTGCCATCCGGTTTCGTACCTGATGAGGATCAAGGTTATTTCTTAGCCTCGATCAGTCTGCCGGAAGCAGCTTCCAATGTGCGTACTCAAGCTGTTGGGCAAGAGATCATCAAAAAAGTACGCTCAATCCCTGGCGTAAGTAATGTAATTTTAGTTTCTGGTTTAGATATCTTAGTTATGGCTCCTAAATCAAGTGGAGCCTTACTTGTTGTGGGTTTAGATCCTTGGTCAGATCGGAAAACTGTCCAAACTCAAGTTCAATCAGTTATCGGTCAAGTTTATGGTATCGGCATGTCTATGCCTGAAGTTACTTTATTACCATTTAATGCCGCCGCGTTACCTGGAGCTAGTAGCACCGGTTCGCTATCGATGGCTATCCAAGATCGTAGTGGTGGTAGTATCCAAGAAATGAGTGAGCAATCGAATAAATTTATTGCCGCGGCACGTAAACGCCCCGAATTAGGCTCGATTTATTCAACTTTCCGCGCTGATACCCCAAGTTATCGTTTTGAAGTAGATCGGGAAAAAGCCGAAAAACTCGGTGTACCGGTAAATCAAGTATTCAGTGCTTTGCAAACCTTCCTAGGAGGCTTGCAAGTTAATGACTTTAATCGTTTTGGTCGTACTTGGAAAGTTATTATGCAAGCCGAACCAGAGTTTCGGGCGGATGTTGATTCGCTACGTTTCTTCTTTGTCCGCAGTAACAATGGCACTATGGTACCACTAAATACTTTAGTAACACCTGTTACTTCCTCGGGGCCATCTACGGTAACTCGTTTTAACGCAACCCGCTCCTTTAATATCGGCGGTAGTCCAGCTCCTGGTTATAGTACCGGACAAGCTATGGCCGCTTTAGAGGAAGTAGCCGCGCAAACTTTACCAGGCACTTACAGCTATGACTGGGTTGACCAAAGTCGTGATGAAAAACAATCTAGTGGTCGTTCCTCCATGATCTTTGGTTTTGCAATTTTGTTTGCCTTCTTATGTCTGGCTGCCCTTTATGAAAGTTGGAGCATTCCTTTTGCCGTACTGTTATCAGTCCCAACGGCTGTGCTCGGGGCTGTATTATTCCAATATGCCCGCGGTTTACAAAATAATGTCTATATGCAAATTGGGCTAGTAATGCTCATTGGTTTGGCAGCTAAAAATGCAATCTTAATTGTAGAGTTTGCTAAACAAGGGGTAGATCAAGGCAAAGATATTGTCGAAGCCGCAATTGAAGGGGCTAAGCTCCGTTTACGCCCAATTCTCATGACCTCCTTTGCCTTTATCTTAGGTTGTGTGCCTTTGGCAATGGCTAGTGGTGCCGGCGCTGGTGCTCGTAATGCTATGGGTACTGCGGTTGTTGGCGGGATGATTATGGCAACAATTTTAGGGATATTTATTATTCCTGTATTATTTGTTACTGTAGAACGCCTAATTCATAAATTTAGTCGCAAAAAGAAAGTTTTATAA
- the pheA gene encoding prephenate dehydratase, with product MQKLLAILVLVVSLFSTSPALAAVGYLGPAGTFTEEVAQKYFTSPEEKFVIYKTVAESLQALKSEQIAFAVVPVENTLGGPVYKYLDDVLTSGDYQIVAELNLPIRQQLFTLPNTGLTDIKTVYSHPQGLAQSRTWLNKNLPHAKLIETSSTAEAVRLVAESNDLSLAGIAGPQAGKVYPVKTLAEDLQITRKNVTRFWVVKLVDPEAKPVKAGPKSTIYFKASANDVAVALQNLLKAGYTLDTIHDQPAKTVLGEYNFLLELNNKNAKKSLKDALKDLNNDVVYYIMGEYPVFNY from the coding sequence TTGCAAAAACTATTAGCCATTTTAGTTCTAGTTGTAAGTTTGTTTTCCACTAGTCCTGCATTAGCCGCCGTAGGCTATCTAGGCCCTGCTGGAACTTTTACCGAGGAAGTTGCCCAAAAATATTTCACTAGCCCCGAGGAAAAATTTGTTATTTACAAAACAGTAGCCGAAAGCTTGCAGGCACTTAAAAGTGAGCAAATCGCCTTTGCCGTAGTCCCCGTAGAAAACACCTTAGGCGGACCAGTTTACAAATATCTTGATGATGTTTTAACTAGTGGCGATTACCAAATTGTGGCTGAGTTAAACTTGCCAATTCGCCAACAATTATTTACCCTACCCAATACAGGGTTAACTGATATCAAAACAGTTTATTCGCACCCACAAGGTTTAGCTCAATCTCGAACTTGGTTAAACAAAAACCTGCCTCATGCTAAATTAATCGAAACTAGTAGTACCGCCGAAGCCGTACGCTTAGTTGCCGAATCTAATGACCTTAGTTTAGCGGGTATTGCTGGCCCCCAAGCTGGTAAAGTCTATCCTGTAAAAACTTTAGCCGAAGATTTACAAATCACGCGTAAAAATGTTACTCGTTTTTGGGTCGTAAAGTTAGTCGATCCCGAAGCCAAACCAGTAAAAGCTGGACCTAAGAGTACTATTTACTTTAAAGCCTCAGCTAATGATGTGGCTGTAGCCTTACAAAATTTATTAAAAGCTGGCTATACTCTTGATACTATCCACGATCAACCTGCCAAAACAGTGCTTGGCGAATATAACTTTTTATTAGAATTAAATAACAAAAATGCCAAAAAATCTTTAAAAGATGCTTTAAAAGATCTTAATAATGATGTGGTTTACTATATTATGGGTGAGTATCCCGTATTCAATTATTAA
- a CDS encoding Nramp family divalent metal transporter — protein MLKIFTHSEKYSNYKNAFAFLKYIGPGLLITVGFIDPGNWAANIAAGSQFGYMLLWVVTFATLTLIILQHNAAHLGIVTGKCLSEAASEYLHPWLGRFVLSTGVLATVFTALAEILGGAIALKMLFGLPIKIGGTLVCIACVLALLTNSYYKLEKIIMAFVSLIGISFLLEIFMLDVDWGKSAYAWVVPQVTSEALPLIICILGAVVMPHNLFLHSEVIQSRQWNLQDESVIVKQLKYELFDTIFSMLVGWAINSAMIILAAATFFAAKIPVEELEQAYNLLIPLVGEYAGLIFALALLFAGFSSTITAGMAGGSIYAGIFKEPYDIADKHSKTGVLLTLIGGLLIIFFISDPFQALIYSQMALSVQLPVTLALQVYLTSQEKVMGKYKNRPLTKWTMIVLGVIVSILNVLALQQIFA, from the coding sequence ATGCTGAAAATTTTTACGCATTCCGAAAAATATTCTAACTACAAGAATGCATTTGCCTTTTTAAAATACATTGGCCCAGGACTCTTAATTACCGTGGGCTTTATTGATCCAGGCAATTGGGCGGCCAATATTGCCGCAGGCAGCCAGTTTGGCTATATGTTGTTATGGGTTGTGACTTTTGCCACCTTAACTTTAATAATTTTGCAACACAATGCGGCTCATTTAGGGATTGTCACGGGAAAATGTTTATCAGAGGCTGCCAGCGAATATTTACATCCTTGGTTGGGTCGGTTTGTTTTAAGCACAGGTGTGCTGGCAACGGTTTTTACTGCTTTGGCGGAAATTTTAGGTGGGGCAATTGCTCTGAAAATGCTGTTTGGCTTACCGATAAAAATCGGCGGCACCTTAGTTTGTATCGCTTGTGTACTGGCGTTACTTACCAATTCCTACTATAAGTTAGAGAAGATTATTATGGCGTTTGTTTCCTTAATTGGGATCTCTTTTTTATTAGAAATTTTTATGCTGGATGTAGACTGGGGTAAAAGCGCCTATGCTTGGGTAGTACCACAGGTTACTAGTGAAGCTTTGCCCTTGATAATTTGTATTTTAGGGGCGGTGGTAATGCCTCATAATCTGTTTTTACATTCGGAAGTTATTCAAAGTCGCCAGTGGAATCTACAAGATGAAAGTGTAATTGTTAAGCAATTAAAATATGAATTGTTTGATACGATTTTTTCGATGCTTGTGGGTTGGGCAATTAATAGTGCGATGATAATTTTGGCTGCAGCTACTTTTTTTGCCGCTAAAATTCCCGTAGAAGAGCTGGAACAAGCGTATAACTTATTAATACCTTTAGTAGGAGAATATGCGGGCTTGATTTTTGCTTTGGCCCTATTGTTTGCCGGATTTTCTTCAACGATTACAGCGGGGATGGCTGGTGGCAGTATTTATGCGGGGATATTTAAAGAACCCTATGATATCGCTGATAAACATTCTAAAACGGGCGTGTTATTAACCTTAATCGGTGGCTTATTGATTATCTTTTTCATCTCCGATCCCTTTCAAGCGTTAATTTACTCCCAAATGGCCTTGAGTGTGCAATTGCCAGTAACTTTGGCCTTGCAAGTTTACCTAACTTCGCAAGAAAAAGTAATGGGGAAATATAAAAATCGTCCCCTAACAAAATGGACGATGATTGTTTTAGGAGTAATTGTAAGTATTTTAAATGTGTTAGCTTTACAACAAATATTTGCCTAG
- a CDS encoding efflux RND transporter periplasmic adaptor subunit: MHKAKKALLVGAVTVALAVSLTACGNKQAAMQPKQVPVLTMHVIQKDTPMVYEFVGEVEARDEVPIKANVSGTVIAKHVKGGEYVTKGQPLFTIDARQYEATTWNARAQLADARATLSRVQRDVARYETLASQNAIARQTLDNIRAEEQQALAQVEARSASLNQAEVDLNDTLVRSPIDGKLDTKDISIGTYAKLGDTVLATVSSTDPVRVKFSISENEYIKLVQARQNLQTATSRDLELTLSDGTVYKYKGKVEQVDRALSSNTGTLTIKAVFDNPDGLLVPGMFARLKAQGDVRPNALLVPQKAVQELLDKTFISVVNAEGKSEMRAVKMGARIGNLWLVESGLQAGDVIIVEGFQKAPTGTPVAAKEVTLEELYKKDAK, encoded by the coding sequence ATGCATAAAGCAAAAAAAGCCCTGCTAGTCGGTGCCGTTACCGTCGCCCTAGCTGTTAGTTTAACCGCTTGTGGCAACAAGCAAGCCGCGATGCAACCTAAACAAGTTCCTGTGTTAACCATGCATGTTATCCAAAAAGACACACCTATGGTTTATGAATTTGTTGGTGAAGTAGAAGCACGCGATGAAGTGCCTATTAAAGCTAATGTTTCTGGCACAGTTATTGCCAAGCATGTCAAAGGCGGCGAATACGTTACCAAAGGACAACCGTTATTTACAATTGATGCGCGTCAATATGAAGCTACAACTTGGAATGCGCGGGCCCAACTCGCTGATGCCAGAGCCACGCTTTCTAGAGTACAACGCGATGTAGCCCGTTACGAAACTCTAGCTTCGCAAAACGCCATTGCCCGTCAAACCCTCGACAATATTCGTGCCGAAGAACAACAAGCCTTAGCGCAAGTAGAAGCGCGTAGTGCTAGTTTAAATCAAGCTGAAGTAGATCTCAACGATACTTTAGTACGCTCACCCATTGATGGCAAGCTAGATACCAAAGATATCAGCATTGGTACTTATGCTAAACTTGGCGATACGGTTCTAGCTACAGTTTCCTCAACTGATCCCGTACGTGTTAAGTTTAGTATCAGTGAAAATGAATATATTAAATTGGTTCAAGCGCGCCAAAATTTACAAACAGCCACTTCTCGCGACTTAGAGTTAACCTTAAGCGATGGTACTGTTTATAAATATAAAGGTAAAGTTGAACAAGTGGATCGTGCTTTAAGTAGCAATACGGGAACACTTACTATTAAAGCTGTTTTCGACAATCCAGATGGACTACTTGTCCCTGGAATGTTTGCCCGCCTCAAAGCCCAAGGCGATGTTCGCCCTAACGCACTGTTAGTGCCCCAAAAAGCCGTACAAGAATTATTAGATAAAACATTTATCAGCGTCGTAAACGCTGAAGGTAAGTCCGAAATGCGCGCCGTAAAAATGGGGGCACGGATTGGGAACCTTTGGTTAGTAGAAAGTGGTTTACAAGCAGGCGACGTTATCATTGTCGAAGGCTTCCAAAAAGCACCAACAGGCACTCCTGTAGCTGCTAAAGAAGTTACGCTTGAAGAATTATATAAAAAAGACGCAAAATAG
- a CDS encoding MATE family efflux transporter → MKLSFAVASKRILQFMLPILLTMLTVAGMNAIDIIMSGHASTADLAGVSVGNSIWFPIYTGFNGVIIALTTIIAHLLGQNKPQEVSTALKHGLYLAILTGAAIIFFINLIISNINYFITIEPYVQEVAVGYIRAISWGVIPLCLCNTLRQFIEALNFARIISLVYLSALPLNALINYGLIFGNWGLPKLGGIGAGYATSITYTIICLILLIIITQQQPFASYRIFQIIRLDYRIFFEQLRLGLPIGFSIFLEMSIFSLTALIISKFGTVTIAANQAAFSAVTIIYMFLLSLSIALNIIISYELGANNPVTAKQFAHYGLKFSLFLSLAVIVLLFFTRAQVAALYSNDPTVQILIQDFLVYVLFYQLADAILTPSQGILRAYKDVNMAFYIALISYWLVCFPIGYILDNYYNFGAVAYWNGFVCGMSVGALISLYRINYLQKTSLPKI, encoded by the coding sequence ATGAAGTTATCTTTTGCTGTTGCCAGCAAGCGTATTTTGCAATTTATGTTGCCTATTTTACTAACCATGCTTACTGTCGCGGGCATGAATGCTATTGATATTATTATGTCTGGACACGCAAGCACGGCTGATTTAGCTGGTGTTTCGGTGGGTAATAGTATTTGGTTTCCTATTTACACCGGTTTTAATGGTGTAATTATTGCCTTAACTACAATAATTGCCCATTTGTTAGGGCAAAATAAGCCCCAAGAAGTAAGCACTGCCCTAAAGCATGGCTTATATTTAGCCATACTTACAGGCGCTGCGATAATTTTCTTTATTAATTTAATTATTAGTAATATTAACTACTTCATTACTATTGAACCCTATGTTCAAGAAGTTGCAGTTGGTTATATTCGAGCAATTTCTTGGGGTGTAATCCCCCTCTGTCTTTGTAATACTTTGCGACAATTCATCGAAGCCCTAAATTTCGCCCGCATTATTTCTTTGGTTTACCTCAGTGCCTTGCCACTAAATGCTTTGATTAATTATGGTTTGATTTTTGGCAATTGGGGTTTACCGAAACTTGGCGGTATTGGGGCTGGTTATGCTACATCTATAACCTATACAATAATTTGTTTAATTTTACTGATTATCATCACCCAGCAACAACCGTTTGCTAGCTATCGTATTTTTCAAATTATTCGCCTAGATTATCGCATTTTTTTCGAACAATTAAGGCTTGGCTTACCAATTGGATTTTCAATTTTTTTGGAAATGAGTATCTTCAGTCTTACCGCTTTAATCATTTCTAAATTCGGGACCGTAACTATTGCTGCCAATCAGGCTGCCTTTAGCGCCGTTACGATTATCTATATGTTCTTACTTAGTTTATCAATTGCCTTAAATATTATTATTAGCTATGAACTGGGCGCAAATAATCCGGTGACTGCCAAACAATTCGCCCACTACGGTTTAAAATTTTCGCTGTTTTTGTCTTTGGCTGTAATCGTATTATTGTTTTTTACTCGCGCCCAAGTCGCAGCTTTATATAGTAATGACCCGACTGTACAAATACTTATTCAAGATTTTTTAGTATATGTCTTATTTTATCAACTTGCCGATGCTATTTTAACTCCTAGCCAAGGAATTTTGCGCGCCTACAAAGATGTTAATATGGCTTTTTACATCGCTCTAATTTCCTACTGGCTAGTATGTTTCCCAATTGGTTATATTCTCGATAATTATTATAATTTTGGTGCTGTAGCCTATTGGAACGGCTTTGTCTGCGGGATGAGTGTCGGCGCCTTAATTTCTTTGTATCGAATTAATTATTTACAAAAAACTAGTCTGCCTAAAATTTAA
- a CDS encoding ABC transporter ATP-binding protein/permease, whose translation MKMRHLQASLALAKIYFNSEHKRQAWLFSLTIITLTFAHVYLLVLLNRWNNTFYGALQEYNTQIMFSSLGEFSLLAGIYILVAVYSFYLQQILELHWRTHLTKVFIEDWLSQRTYYLLQLTNHDTDNPDQRISEDIKLFTNITITLTVGFLRSVGTFVAFVFILWRLSGKTIIPWLNIPLDGYLVYVALIYATLGSYLAHKIGKKLIDLNYLQQQKEANFRFALVRLRENSENIAFYRGENLEQLNFINYFTQVIRNFKKIISKRKQLVWYNSFYGQIAIIFPFLVSMPRYLAREINLGGLMQIASAFGRVQDALSFFVDAYTSIAEWQAVVERLSNFQNDMQAMQNLQQARQINYHQSSQATLQLTNLNIYLPNQVSLLKDLNLELNPGEHLLIKGASGSGKSTLMRTLAGLWLLGSGLIKLPSGQKTMFLPQRTYLPLGSLRQAILYPQTEPVADSLIKLALTSCALDYLSEQLDTTADWSHILSLGEQQRIAIARALLLKPQWLFLDEATSALDSKLEAQVYLALQEQIPQLTLLSVAHKPTLDQFHQQLLELRGCGTWQLTKL comes from the coding sequence ATGAAAATGCGGCATTTACAAGCATCGCTAGCTTTAGCAAAAATCTATTTTAATTCGGAACATAAGCGGCAAGCATGGCTGTTTAGCTTAACAATTATCACCCTAACTTTTGCCCATGTATACCTCTTAGTCTTGCTTAATCGCTGGAACAATACTTTCTATGGAGCCTTGCAAGAGTATAATACGCAGATAATGTTTTCTTCGTTAGGTGAATTTAGCTTACTTGCGGGAATCTATATTTTAGTTGCAGTTTATTCTTTTTATCTGCAACAAATTCTCGAGCTACATTGGCGCACTCATCTTACCAAAGTGTTTATTGAAGATTGGTTAAGCCAACGCACCTACTATCTCTTACAATTAACTAATCACGATACAGACAATCCCGACCAACGGATTAGTGAGGATATTAAGTTATTTACGAATATCACTATTACCCTAACAGTAGGATTTTTGCGTTCTGTAGGTACTTTCGTGGCCTTTGTTTTTATCTTATGGCGCTTATCTGGTAAAACCATTATTCCTTGGCTAAATATCCCCCTAGATGGTTATTTAGTGTATGTGGCCTTAATCTATGCTACTTTAGGCAGTTATCTGGCCCATAAAATCGGTAAAAAATTAATCGACTTAAATTATCTACAACAACAAAAAGAAGCTAATTTTCGTTTTGCCTTGGTTCGCCTCCGCGAAAACAGTGAAAATATTGCTTTTTATCGTGGCGAAAATCTTGAACAACTTAATTTTATCAATTATTTTACGCAAGTCATTCGTAACTTTAAAAAAATTATCAGCAAGCGCAAACAACTAGTCTGGTATAATTCTTTCTATGGACAGATTGCGATTATTTTTCCTTTTTTAGTCAGTATGCCCCGTTATTTGGCGCGAGAAATCAATCTCGGTGGCCTAATGCAAATAGCTTCGGCTTTTGGGCGTGTCCAAGATGCACTTTCTTTCTTTGTGGATGCTTATACTTCTATTGCCGAATGGCAAGCCGTAGTCGAACGGTTAAGCAATTTTCAAAATGATATGCAAGCTATGCAAAATTTACAGCAGGCTCGACAAATCAACTATCACCAAAGCTCCCAAGCTACATTACAACTAACTAATTTGAATATCTATCTCCCCAATCAAGTATCCTTGTTAAAAGATCTCAACTTAGAACTAAACCCTGGGGAACATTTATTAATCAAAGGGGCTAGTGGTAGTGGCAAAAGCACTTTAATGCGTACCTTAGCTGGTTTATGGCTATTAGGCAGCGGCCTAATTAAACTACCCAGCGGACAAAAAACCATGTTTTTGCCGCAACGCACCTATTTACCGTTAGGTAGCCTGCGCCAAGCAATTTTATATCCCCAAACTGAACCTGTTGCCGATAGTTTGATTAAATTAGCCTTAACTAGTTGTGCACTCGATTATTTGTCCGAACAGCTAGATACTACGGCTGATTGGTCGCATATTCTCTCTTTAGGGGAACAACAGCGTATTGCTATTGCGCGTGCACTGTTATTAAAGCCGCAATGGTTATTTTTAGATGAAGCCACTAGTGCTTTAGATAGTAAACTCGAAGCACAGGTATATCTAGCCTTACAAGAACAAATTCCTCAACTTACTTTACTAAGTGTAGCCCACAAACCCACACTAGATCAGTTTCATCAGCAACTACTCGAACTCCGTGGCTGTGGCACTTGGCAGTTAACAAAATTATAA